A genomic segment from Branchiostoma floridae strain S238N-H82 chromosome 7, Bfl_VNyyK, whole genome shotgun sequence encodes:
- the LOC118419397 gene encoding UDP-glucuronosyltransferase 2A3-like encodes MGIGPKLRSSTILLVFLGFLIRSSAEKVLMVPPPCYHSHWMTLAKLGRALVDKGHTVTVVASEDIVEKRRAEWPDFQFEAFQDQGTQARIMELQDKAYSLVEILSVFEMREEIVAEFGELIKHCDLLLGDGKLQNRLRTSQYSVVITDPIFDCGAILSAHLDAPHVAVLRGDPFLDETSTGVPIPPSYVPSLGTDFTDDMTFGQRVQNVALSTFLSVVTRQDLSRAFDGLVRTYVGENETIQSVTSRTDLWLYRTDNVLDFPRPRMPNMVQVGGLNVLEAAPLAEDMEAFVQSSGDDGMIVVSFGSMFKTMSTEKQEVFAAAFARLRQKVVWRYVGEKPTGLGNNTKLLAWLPQNDLLAHPKTRAFITHAGSNGLYEALHHGVPMVCLPLFSDQPANAARVVARGLGVKLDFSTVTSDQLYQAVLHVVTNTSYRETAARLSRLHRDQPQSPMERAVWWIEHVIKHGRLPHLRARVVELPWYQYYLLDVSAFLLAVCAAVLGIVWYSCSFFCRKICCKSVGKLKSQ; translated from the exons ATGGGTATTGGACCAAAGCTTCGAAGTTCCACAATTTTACTGGTTTTCCTTGGTTTTCTGATCAGGAGCAGCGCAGAGAAGGTTCTGATGGTACCACCGCCATGTTACCACAGCCACTGGATGACTCTGGCCAAACTTGGTCGTGCCTTGGTGGATAAAGGTCATACCGTCACTGTGGTTGCTTCAGAGGACATTGTAGAAAAGCGTCGGGCAGAGTGGCCTGACTTTCAGTTTGAGGCATTCCAAGACCAAGGAACCCAAGCAAGGATCATGGAACTACAAGACAAGGCTTATTCATTGGTGGAGATATTGTCTGTCTTTGAAATGAGAGAAGAAATCGTTGCTGAGTTTGGAGAGTTGATAAAACATTGTGACTTGCTTCTGGGTGACGGTAAGCTGCAGAACCGACTGAGGACATCCCAGTACAGCGTTGTCATTACTGATCCCATCTTTGATTGCGGCGCTATCCTCTCAGCCCATCTAGACGCCCCTCACGTTGCTGTTCTGCGCGGAGATCCCTTTTTGGACGAAACATCAACAGGTGTACCGATTCCTCCGTCGTACGTACCATCTCTAGGTACCGATTTTACCGATGATATGACCTTTGGACAACGAGTGCAGAACGTTGCCTTGTCAACTTTCCTATCAGTGGTAACACGCCAGGATCTGAGTAGAGCATTTGACGGACTGGTCCGTACGTACGTAGGTGAGAACGAAACTATTCAGAGCGTGACGTCACGTACGGACTTGTGGTTGTATCGAACCGACAATGTTCTGGATTTTCCTCGTCCCAGGATGCCCAACATGGTTCAGGTTGGAGGACTGAATGTCCTTGAGGCCGCCCCCCTTGCTGAG GACATGGAAGCGTTTGTCCAGAGCTCTGGAGACGATGGAATGATTGTCGTCAGTTTCGGGTCGATGTTCAAGACGATGTCGACGGAAAAGCAAGAAGTCTTCGCGGCAGCCTTCGCCCGACTCCGGCAGAAGGTGGTGTGGCGGTACGTAGGAGAGAAACCGACCGGGCTGGGTAACAACACCAAACTACTGGCCTGGCTGCCTCAGAACGATCTGTTGG CTCACCCGAAGACCCGAGCCTTCATCACTCACGCTGGGTCGAACGGCCTGTACGAGGCCCTGCACCACGGCGTGCCCATGGTCTGTCTGCCGCTGTTTTCGGATCAGCCCGCCAACGCCGCCCGGGTGGTGGCCAGGGGACTGGGGGTGAAGTTGGACTTTAGCACGGTCACGTCCGACCAGTTGTACCAGGCCGTTCTTCATGTTGTCACCAACACAAG CTACCGTGAGACGGCAGCCCGTCTGTCCCGTCTGCACCGTGACCAGCCCCAGTCACCCATGGAGCGGGCCGTCTGGTGGATagaacacgtcatcaaacatggcCGACTGCCCCATCTCCGCGCACGCGTCGTGGAGCTGCCGTGGTACCAGTACTACCTGCTGGACGTGTCCGCGTTCCTGCTGGCCGTCTGTGCAGCTGTCCTGGGTATCGTGTGGTACAGCTGTTCGTTCTTTTGTAGGAAGATTTGTTGTAAAAGTGTCGGAAAGTTGAAGTCTCAGTAG